In the Manduca sexta isolate Smith_Timp_Sample1 unplaced genomic scaffold, JHU_Msex_v1.0 HiC_scaffold_3347, whole genome shotgun sequence genome, one interval contains:
- the LOC119192908 gene encoding uncharacterized protein LOC119192908 isoform X2: MMWFKKLFRGKCEKRTEDTAGSSKDEWINKFDYLNIFKEAEDGCSIATEALEVVQTEPREIYALTTIRNFRGDTLDEFVCESEWVLVTPDQFSEPRFQRHLTRTDTLTALCKTVADSNLNKKRAEIIAKSPNCHCHESKWHRKVKRPPQNMFQCFVNGVKKIFKCIVRKIKNCFIKKSRSKPKTCTRPNIFSDSTNNYLSAGRVRALRGGRSTRGAGAAIRAYALHLAQDKSTTFAQNIDNFIACTLDSKETCPQVMMRNMRQFMSGMKNYLVKHGEREFEKEVEKERLKLKPTEFLNLDAILEGVMHRVVVVPLRARLYARLAAWHARDVRRLHAALERAAHATPLQLGVKETTKVPSSAVLAVISKHFLKMQEADSPLDKLENLLAAISVMFNAIRGERSLGADDLLPVLAWTVARCRLVCAELEAELMVGLLPPALLAGEGGYYLTALFSAVAVLKRLVPEPGADTATPWRRGSSDQRACGRGRGRGRGARGAAGRVPRQHPPRARAVLPRRARARPVPRARARRAHHQPAGLRALRAARRTRNNVKRE; encoded by the exons ATGATGTGGTTCAAAAAGTTGTTCCGAGGAAAGTGCGAGAAACGGACTGAGGATACGGCGGGATCCAGCAAGGATGAGTGGATTAACAAATTTGATTACTTGAATATATTCAAGGAAGCAGAAGACGGATGCTCGATAGCCACGGAAGCGTTGGAAGTTGTCCAGACAGAGCCTAGAGAGATATATGCTCTAACAACGATAAGAAACTTCCGCGGAGATACGCTAGATGAATTTGTATGTGAAAGTGAGTGGGTGTTGGTCACTCCGGACCAATTCTCCGAGCCGAGGTTCCAAAGACATCTGACCAGGACGGATACTTTGACAGCTTTATGCAAGACGGTTGCAGATTCGAACTTGAACAAAAAACGAGCGGAAATTATAGCTAAATCGCCGAATTGCCATTGCCATGAAAGTAAATGGCATAGGAAAGTGAAAAGACCGCCACAAAATATGTTTCAGTGCTTTGTTAACGgtgttaagaaaatatttaaatgtattgtgCGCAagataaaaaactgttttatcaAGAAATCTAGATCGAAGCCTAAGACTTGCACACGTCCTAATATTTTCTCAGACTCCactaacaattatttat CGGCCGGGCGAGTTCGCGCGCTCCGTGGCGGACGCAGTAcacgcggcgccggcgcagccaTCCGCGCGTACGCACTGCATCTCGCGCAAGACAAGAGTACGACGTTTGCGCAGAACATAGACAACTTTATTGCGTGCACGCTGGATTCCAAAGAAACATGTCCGCAG GTGATGATGCGCAATATGAGACAATTCATGTCCGGTATGAAGAACTATCTCGTGAAGCACGGCGAGAGGGAGTTCGAGAAGGAAGTTGAAAAAGAAAGACTGAAG CTGAAGCCGACGGAGTTCCTGAACCTGGACGCGATCCTGGAGGGCGTGATGCACCGCGTGGTGGTGGTGCCGCTGCGCGCGCGGCTGTACGCGCGGCTGGCGGCGTGGCACGCGCGCGACGTGCGCCGCCTGCACGCCGCGCTCGAGCGCGCTGCGCACGCCACGCCGCTGCAGCTCGGCGTCAAG GAAACTACTAAAGTACCTTCTTCAGCTGTATTAGCAGTAATCTCAAAACATTTCCTCAAGATGCAAGAAGCGGACTCTCCGCTGGACAAGCTGGAGAATCTGTTGGCAGCCATATCTGTTATGTTTAATGCG ATTCGTGGCGAGCGCAGTCTCGGGGCAGACGACTTGTTGCCAGTACTGGCGTGGACAGTAGCGCGGTGCCGACTAGTGTGCGCTGAGCTGGAGGCTGAACTGATGGTTGGTCTACTCCCTCCCGCGCTCCTGGCCGGCGAGGGCGGATACTACCTGACAGCGCTGTTCTCGGCTGTAGCTGTGCTTAAGAGATTGGTGCCAGAACCCGGAGCAGATACCGCCACTCCG TGGCGGCGCGGCTCGTCGGATCAGCGGGCgtgcgggcgcgggcgcgggcgcggccgTGGTGCGCGTGGTGCTGCCGGACGAGTGCCGCGGCAACATCCGCCACGTGCCCGTGCCGTGTTGCCCCGGCGCGCGCGCGCGCGACCTGTGCCGCGCgctcgcgcacgccgcgcacatCACCAACCCGCAGGACTACGCGCTCTTCGCGCTGCACGACGGACACG aaACAATGTTAAACGAGAATGA
- the LOC119192908 gene encoding uncharacterized protein LOC119192908 isoform X1 translates to MMWFKKLFRGKCEKRTEDTAGSSKDEWINKFDYLNIFKEAEDGCSIATEALEVVQTEPREIYALTTIRNFRGDTLDEFVCESEWVLVTPDQFSEPRFQRHLTRTDTLTALCKTVADSNLNKKRAEIIAKSPNCHCHESKWHRKVKRPPQNMFQCFVNGVKKIFKCIVRKIKNCFIKKSRSKPKTCTRPNIFSDSTNNYLSAGRVRALRGGRSTRGAGAAIRAYALHLAQDKSTTFAQNIDNFIACTLDSKETCPQVMMRNMRQFMSGMKNYLVKHGEREFEKEVEKERLKLKPTEFLNLDAILEGVMHRVVVVPLRARLYARLAAWHARDVRRLHAALERAAHATPLQLGVKETTKVPSSAVLAVISKHFLKMQEADSPLDKLENLLAAISVMFNAIRGERSLGADDLLPVLAWTVARCRLVCAELEAELMVGLLPPALLAGEGGYYLTALFSAVAVLKRLVPEPGADTATPWYVQWRRGSSDQRACGRGRGRGRGARGAAGRVPRQHPPRARAVLPRRARARPVPRARARRAHHQPAGLRALRAARRTRNNVKRE, encoded by the exons ATGATGTGGTTCAAAAAGTTGTTCCGAGGAAAGTGCGAGAAACGGACTGAGGATACGGCGGGATCCAGCAAGGATGAGTGGATTAACAAATTTGATTACTTGAATATATTCAAGGAAGCAGAAGACGGATGCTCGATAGCCACGGAAGCGTTGGAAGTTGTCCAGACAGAGCCTAGAGAGATATATGCTCTAACAACGATAAGAAACTTCCGCGGAGATACGCTAGATGAATTTGTATGTGAAAGTGAGTGGGTGTTGGTCACTCCGGACCAATTCTCCGAGCCGAGGTTCCAAAGACATCTGACCAGGACGGATACTTTGACAGCTTTATGCAAGACGGTTGCAGATTCGAACTTGAACAAAAAACGAGCGGAAATTATAGCTAAATCGCCGAATTGCCATTGCCATGAAAGTAAATGGCATAGGAAAGTGAAAAGACCGCCACAAAATATGTTTCAGTGCTTTGTTAACGgtgttaagaaaatatttaaatgtattgtgCGCAagataaaaaactgttttatcaAGAAATCTAGATCGAAGCCTAAGACTTGCACACGTCCTAATATTTTCTCAGACTCCactaacaattatttat CGGCCGGGCGAGTTCGCGCGCTCCGTGGCGGACGCAGTAcacgcggcgccggcgcagccaTCCGCGCGTACGCACTGCATCTCGCGCAAGACAAGAGTACGACGTTTGCGCAGAACATAGACAACTTTATTGCGTGCACGCTGGATTCCAAAGAAACATGTCCGCAG GTGATGATGCGCAATATGAGACAATTCATGTCCGGTATGAAGAACTATCTCGTGAAGCACGGCGAGAGGGAGTTCGAGAAGGAAGTTGAAAAAGAAAGACTGAAG CTGAAGCCGACGGAGTTCCTGAACCTGGACGCGATCCTGGAGGGCGTGATGCACCGCGTGGTGGTGGTGCCGCTGCGCGCGCGGCTGTACGCGCGGCTGGCGGCGTGGCACGCGCGCGACGTGCGCCGCCTGCACGCCGCGCTCGAGCGCGCTGCGCACGCCACGCCGCTGCAGCTCGGCGTCAAG GAAACTACTAAAGTACCTTCTTCAGCTGTATTAGCAGTAATCTCAAAACATTTCCTCAAGATGCAAGAAGCGGACTCTCCGCTGGACAAGCTGGAGAATCTGTTGGCAGCCATATCTGTTATGTTTAATGCG ATTCGTGGCGAGCGCAGTCTCGGGGCAGACGACTTGTTGCCAGTACTGGCGTGGACAGTAGCGCGGTGCCGACTAGTGTGCGCTGAGCTGGAGGCTGAACTGATGGTTGGTCTACTCCCTCCCGCGCTCCTGGCCGGCGAGGGCGGATACTACCTGACAGCGCTGTTCTCGGCTGTAGCTGTGCTTAAGAGATTGGTGCCAGAACCCGGAGCAGATACCGCCACTCCG tgGTATGTGCAGTGGCGGCGCGGCTCGTCGGATCAGCGGGCgtgcgggcgcgggcgcgggcgcggccgTGGTGCGCGTGGTGCTGCCGGACGAGTGCCGCGGCAACATCCGCCACGTGCCCGTGCCGTGTTGCCCCGGCGCGCGCGCGCGCGACCTGTGCCGCGCgctcgcgcacgccgcgcacatCACCAACCCGCAGGACTACGCGCTCTTCGCGCTGCACGACGGACACG aaACAATGTTAAACGAGAATGA